A single window of Montipora capricornis isolate CH-2021 chromosome 14, ASM3666992v2, whole genome shotgun sequence DNA harbors:
- the LOC138033606 gene encoding uncharacterized protein isoform X1 translates to MLSFTLLPSILALSGIVSSGRVIYHQTMTPSWLEAHASYIHSARTSNAKQLTFNAGSVTNGALLKVPLISSGVIKVSTPLTVEIVVANDVSIGKSVDSDIRYGLSDGDKFVGFQTVDKGHHMIHAPCYGIEGVSGLTLSARRWGSVTPKSSDSFYPGRFVFTLKLNERWGSCYTAHDGGFIKTVAYNNRLIVSKGLTLEVYREDKGERVGIKSIVVTIMQDDA, encoded by the coding sequence GGAAGAGTGATTTATCATCAGACCATGACTCCGTCTTGGTTAGAAGCACATGCCTCGTATATCCATAGCGCCCGTACATCAAATGCCAAACAACTGACATTCAACGCAGGTTCAGTGACTAACGGGGCTCTTCTCAAAGTGCCACTGATTTCCTCTGGTGTAATTAAGGTCTCTACACCGCTGACTGTCGAGATTGTGGTCGCAAATGACGTCAGTATCGGAAAGAGCGTGGACAGCGACATCAGATATGGCTTGTCAGATGGTGACAAGTTTGTGGGCTTTCAAACTGTAGACAAGGGTCACCACATGATACATGCTCCGTGTTATGGAATTGAAGGTGTCTCTGGCTTGACATTATCGGCTCGGCGATGGGGAAGTGTAACCCCTAAATCCAGTGATTCTTTTTATCCCGGTCGGTTTGTTTTCACTCTTAAGCTGAATGAGCGGTGGGGATCGTGCTACACTGCGCATGACGGAGGCTTTATCAAGACGGTTGCCTACAATAACCGCCTGATTGTCAGTAAAGGACTCACTTTGGAAGTGTATCGAGAAGACAAAGGGGAAAGAGTTGGAATCAAGTCAATCGTGGTCACCATTATGCAAGATGACGCTTAG
- the LOC138033606 gene encoding uncharacterized protein isoform X2 — MLSFTLLASILALSGVVSSGRVIYHQTMTPSWLEAHASYIHSARTSNAKQLTFNAGSVTNGALLKVPLISSGVIKVSTPLTVEIVVANDVSIGKSVDSDIRYGLSDGDKFVGFQTVDKGHHMIHAPCYGIEGVSGLTLSARRWGSVTPKSSDSFYPGRFVFTLKLNERWGSCYTAHDGGFIKTVAYNNRLIVSKGLTLEVYREDKGERVGIKSIVVTIMQDDA; from the coding sequence GGAAGAGTGATTTATCATCAGACCATGACTCCGTCTTGGTTAGAAGCACATGCCTCGTATATCCATAGCGCCCGTACATCAAATGCCAAACAACTGACATTCAACGCAGGTTCAGTGACTAACGGGGCTCTTCTCAAAGTGCCACTGATTTCCTCTGGTGTAATTAAGGTCTCTACACCGCTGACTGTCGAGATTGTGGTCGCAAATGACGTCAGTATCGGAAAGAGCGTGGACAGCGACATCAGATATGGCTTGTCAGATGGTGACAAGTTTGTGGGCTTTCAAACTGTAGACAAGGGTCACCACATGATACATGCTCCGTGTTATGGAATTGAAGGTGTCTCTGGCTTGACATTATCGGCTCGGCGATGGGGAAGTGTAACCCCTAAATCCAGTGATTCTTTTTATCCCGGTCGGTTTGTTTTCACTCTTAAGCTGAATGAGCGGTGGGGATCGTGCTACACTGCGCATGACGGAGGCTTTATCAAGACGGTTGCCTACAATAACCGCCTGATTGTCAGTAAAGGACTCACTTTGGAAGTGTATCGAGAAGACAAAGGGGAAAGAGTTGGAATCAAGTCAATCGTGGTCACCATTATGCAAGATGACGCTTAG
- the LOC138033610 gene encoding uncharacterized protein, whose translation MLSFTLLASILALSGARVVSSGNVIYHQTMTPSWLESHASYIQEARTSTANQLTFNGGSATYGAVLKVPLISSGVIKVSTPLTVEIVVANDVSIGKSVDSDIKYGLSDGEKFVGLEACDKANYGSHAPCYGAEGVSGATISALRHEGWNTDRPSDSFYPGRFVFTLKLNERWGSCYTAHDGGLMKTVGYNNRLILSKGLTLEVYRSGRGERVGIKSIMVTIMQDDA comes from the exons ATGCTGAGTTTTACTCTCCTTGCATCGATACTGGCTCTGAGTGGAGCTCGAGTCGTCTCCTCA GGAAACGTGATTTATCACCAGACCATGACTCCGTCTTGGTTAGAATCGCACGCCTCCTATATCCAAGAGGCCCGTACATCAACTGCCAATCAACTGACATTCAACGGAGGTTCAGCGACCTACGGGGCTGTTCTCAAGGTGCCATTGATTTCCTCTGGTGTAATTAAAGTCTCCACACCGCTGACTGTCGAGATTGTGGTCGCAAATGACGTCAGCATCGGAAAGAGCGTGGACAGCGACATCAAATATGGCTTGTCAGATGGTGAGAAGTTTGTGGGACTTGAAGCTTGCGACAAGGCCAACTACGGATCACATGCTCCGTGTTATGGAGCTGAAGGTGTCTCTGGCGCGACCATATCAGCCTTGCGACATGAAGGTTGGAACACTGATAGACCCAGTGATTCCTTTTATCCCGGTCGGTTCGTTTTTACTCTTAAGCTGAATGAGCGCTGGGGATCGTGCTACACTGCGCATGACGGAGGCCTCATGAAGACCGTCGGCTACAATAACCGCCTGATTCTCAGTAAAGGACTCACTTTAGAAGTGTATCGAAGCGGCAGAGGGGAAAGAGTTGGAATCAAGTCAATCATGGTCACCATTATGCAAGATGACGCTTAG